One region of Vescimonas fastidiosa genomic DNA includes:
- a CDS encoding C40 family peptidase, with translation MSEQTSNPTSGQNVPKSKFRRKSRQEQTAASKLRMERRGEKLDAAREKLAKQKPPKKPGAVKRLAHTAGHGVHGFVHGKLYEVEHENVGTEGAHRSELAAESVYRFGRRKLRKAIREHPAKAVERAESKHIKATADYYYRKTMEEHPEMQEGGAVSRYLQKQKIKRQYAKQARETARQTAKATEGTASVTGKLAEKVSAYIKEHPGGLLLLLAAFLLLVVLQSCMSSLVTVGNGVAGAIGASTYAAEDADLLGAEAAYCALEDELQRYLDTYTRTHDYDEYHFDLDTIEHDPYVLLSIVCALHEGEWTLGEVQGTLQMLFDRQYILTEDVVVEVRYRTVTRTDSEGNDYEVEVPYNYYICYVTLENFNLSHLPIYIMGEEQLSRYALYMATLGNRPDLFPSSPYVGKYTGKPPAHEIPEDYLADETFAAILKEAEKYVGYPYVWGGSSPSTSFDCSGFVSYVYNQCGWDFGRLGAQGLYNISTRTSSPKPGDLVFFTGTYDTPGISHVGIYVGDGWMLHCGDPISYANLNTSYWQSHFYAYGKLF, from the coding sequence ATGAGCGAACAGACGAGTAACCCCACTTCGGGACAAAATGTCCCGAAGTCCAAGTTCCGCAGAAAAAGCCGGCAGGAGCAAACGGCGGCGTCCAAGCTGCGGATGGAGCGCCGGGGCGAGAAGCTGGACGCCGCCCGGGAGAAGCTGGCAAAGCAAAAGCCGCCGAAAAAGCCCGGTGCGGTCAAGCGCCTTGCCCATACTGCCGGACACGGCGTCCACGGCTTTGTGCATGGCAAGCTCTATGAGGTCGAGCATGAAAATGTCGGCACGGAGGGCGCACACCGTTCCGAGCTGGCGGCGGAGTCCGTGTACCGCTTCGGCAGGCGCAAGCTCCGCAAGGCCATCCGGGAACACCCGGCAAAGGCGGTGGAGCGTGCCGAAAGCAAGCATATCAAGGCCACGGCGGACTATTACTACCGCAAGACCATGGAGGAACACCCGGAAATGCAGGAGGGCGGCGCGGTGTCCCGGTATCTGCAAAAGCAGAAGATCAAGCGCCAGTACGCAAAGCAGGCGCGGGAGACTGCCAGACAGACCGCCAAGGCCACCGAGGGTACGGCGTCCGTCACGGGCAAGCTGGCGGAAAAGGTGTCTGCCTACATCAAGGAACACCCCGGCGGACTGCTTCTGCTGCTGGCGGCGTTTCTTCTGCTGGTGGTGCTGCAATCGTGTATGTCCTCGCTGGTGACGGTGGGCAACGGCGTGGCCGGAGCCATCGGCGCGTCCACCTATGCCGCCGAGGACGCTGACCTGCTGGGGGCGGAGGCCGCCTACTGCGCTCTGGAGGACGAGCTGCAACGCTACCTCGACACCTACACCCGCACCCACGATTATGACGAATATCATTTTGACCTCGACACCATTGAACACGATCCCTATGTGCTGCTGTCCATCGTCTGCGCGCTCCATGAGGGCGAGTGGACGCTGGGCGAGGTACAAGGAACGCTCCAAATGCTCTTTGACCGCCAGTATATCTTGACGGAGGATGTGGTGGTAGAGGTACGCTATCGTACCGTCACCCGGACGGACAGCGAGGGTAACGACTATGAGGTAGAAGTTCCGTACAACTATTACATCTGCTATGTCACACTGGAAAACTTCAACCTCTCCCATCTGCCCATCTACATCATGGGCGAGGAACAGCTTTCCCGGTACGCTCTCTACATGGCGACGCTGGGCAACCGTCCCGACCTGTTCCCGTCCTCGCCCTATGTGGGCAAGTACACCGGCAAGCCCCCGGCACATGAGATCCCGGAGGACTACCTTGCCGATGAAACCTTTGCCGCCATTTTGAAGGAGGCGGAGAAGTATGTGGGCTATCCCTATGTGTGGGGCGGCAGCAGCCCATCCACATCCTTTGATTGCTCCGGTTTCGTCAGCTATGTCTACAACCAATGCGGCTGGGACTTCGGACGGCTGGGGGCGCAGGGGCTATACAACATCTCCACCCGGACAAGCAGCCCCAAACCCGGCGACTTGGTGTTTTTCACGGGGACTTATGACACGCCGGGGATCTCTCATGTGGGCATCTATGTGGGCGACGGCTGGATGCTCCATTGTGGCGACCCCATCAGCTACGCCAACCTCAACACGAGCTACTGGCAGTCCCATTTCTACGCCTACGGAAAATTATTTTGA
- a CDS encoding DUF4315 family protein: MAISKSAKIQAEIEKVTAKITEQQARLKELEQKKLEAENSEIVEIVRGMSVSLTDLPVLLQTIKNGGTLGQNVPKYNTDKEDGE, from the coding sequence ATGGCTATCTCCAAAAGTGCAAAAATTCAGGCCGAGATTGAAAAGGTCACGGCCAAGATCACCGAGCAGCAGGCACGGCTCAAGGAATTGGAGCAGAAGAAGCTGGAGGCAGAAAACAGCGAGATCGTGGAGATCGTGCGCGGCATGAGCGTTTCGCTCACCGACCTGCCCGTGCTGCTTCAGACCATCAAGAACGGCGGTACTTTGGGACAGAATGTCCCAAAGTACAATACGGATAAGGAGGACGGCGAATGA
- a CDS encoding DUF4366 domain-containing protein produces the protein MNKWMKKLTAALCAAVLMCGMAVTAYAGGGEEWSGLDPAEPLPTETVNPGEGFTEDGNFVTRDLLYDKATNKQFITVQTSGGNTFYIVIDYDKPTDEDGEQYQTYFLNMVDEADLLVAMQAAGGALPECACADKCAVGAINTDCTVCAVNMGECQGKAPEPVPVVEQEPDPEPEQPKNSGGTILLVLAVAVIGGVAGWYFKIYRPKKQQAADAAEDYGDDYDDTPPWEDEDETESEGEE, from the coding sequence ATGAACAAGTGGATGAAGAAGCTGACAGCGGCGCTTTGCGCCGCTGTTTTGATGTGCGGCATGGCGGTCACGGCCTACGCCGGGGGCGGTGAGGAATGGAGTGGGCTTGACCCGGCAGAGCCGCTGCCCACTGAAACCGTTAACCCCGGTGAAGGCTTCACCGAGGACGGCAATTTTGTGACCCGCGATCTGCTCTACGACAAGGCCACCAATAAGCAGTTCATCACGGTGCAGACCAGCGGCGGCAACACCTTTTACATCGTCATTGACTATGACAAGCCCACCGACGAGGACGGCGAGCAGTACCAGACCTACTTTTTGAACATGGTGGACGAGGCCGACCTGCTGGTGGCGATGCAGGCTGCGGGCGGTGCGCTGCCGGAGTGTGCCTGCGCGGACAAATGCGCCGTGGGTGCTATCAACACAGATTGTACCGTCTGCGCCGTGAATATGGGCGAGTGCCAGGGCAAGGCTCCCGAACCTGTGCCTGTGGTAGAGCAGGAGCCTGACCCCGAGCCGGAGCAGCCCAAGAACAGCGGCGGGACGATCCTGCTTGTGCTGGCCGTGGCGGTCATTGGCGGCGTGGCTGGCTGGTATTTCAAGATCTATCGTCCCAAAAAGCAGCAGGCCGCCGACGCTGCGGAGGACTACGGCGACGATTACGACGATACCCCGCCTTGGGAGGACGAGGACGAAACGGAAAGCGAGGGCGAGGAATGA
- a CDS encoding cysteine-rich VLP protein — protein MSRELTRQEKAAIRSLVKRWCANYDKDAGCLPLDCECYMLGKCWTGAYCRYFCSAVLPLDPVLERSLTVERITETRPCPICGRAFLPDGRQRYCSTACAGTALREQKRAYMRRMRR, from the coding sequence ATGAGCCGTGAATTGACCCGGCAGGAAAAGGCGGCGATCCGCTCCCTTGTGAAGCGGTGGTGCGCCAACTATGACAAGGACGCTGGCTGCCTGCCGCTGGACTGCGAGTGCTATATGCTGGGCAAGTGCTGGACGGGCGCTTATTGCCGCTATTTTTGTTCGGCGGTGCTGCCTCTTGATCCGGTGCTGGAAAGGTCGCTGACCGTGGAGCGTATCACGGAAACCCGGCCTTGTCCCATCTGCGGCAGGGCCTTTCTCCCAGACGGGCGGCAGCGGTATTGTTCGACCGCTTGTGCCGGGACTGCCCTGCGGGAGCAGAAGCGGGCATATATGCGCCGCATGCGGAGATAG
- a CDS encoding defense against restriction DarA-related protein, giving the protein MDKNQGYEIIKAVMLENGRGFALGHHPTAPSPYVTWACYDDRDGQRQYEWGHYGSDRAALEQDFTARVKEYQRLYNVGVRQTEAPGLYKYYSTQRPVDMGTFPKPPRNAPDEIVNYDQRVPVENGSFLAWGHLTYTRPLTKRQTSDYELRPAPDNPDRPRSIREQMKTAAKLAEADRGQAAPKKNAPDRGDR; this is encoded by the coding sequence ATGGACAAAAACCAAGGCTATGAGATCATAAAGGCCGTCATGCTGGAAAACGGCAGGGGCTTTGCGCTGGGGCATCATCCTACCGCTCCCTCGCCCTATGTCACATGGGCTTGCTATGATGACAGGGACGGCCAGCGGCAGTATGAATGGGGGCATTACGGCAGTGACCGTGCCGCTCTGGAACAGGATTTTACGGCGCGGGTGAAGGAGTACCAGCGTCTTTACAATGTCGGTGTCAGGCAGACCGAGGCTCCCGGCCTTTACAAGTATTATTCTACCCAGCGCCCCGTGGACATGGGGACATTCCCCAAGCCGCCCCGCAACGCCCCGGATGAGATCGTCAACTACGATCAGCGCGTCCCGGTTGAAAATGGGTCGTTTCTGGCGTGGGGGCATCTGACCTACACACGGCCATTGACGAAACGGCAGACGTCTGACTATGAGCTGCGGCCTGCACCTGACAATCCCGACAGGCCCCGTTCGATCCGGGAGCAGATGAAAACCGCCGCAAAGCTGGCCGAGGCTGACCGGGGCCAAGCGGCCCCAAAGAAAAATGCCCCTGACCGGGGCGACAGATAG
- a CDS encoding DUF4316 domain-containing protein, with the protein MDQEHNPNKNAEHFMEQNGNMIDGIINNLPVPPRSEKPLDKVREHPPKRRSREREER; encoded by the coding sequence ATGGATCAGGAACACAATCCCAACAAGAACGCCGAGCATTTTATGGAGCAGAACGGGAACATGATCGACGGCATCATCAACAATCTGCCTGTGCCGCCCCGGTCAGAAAAGCCGCTGGATAAGGTGCGGGAACACCCGCCCAAGCGCCGCAGCCGGGAGCGTGAGGAGCGTTGA
- a CDS encoding plasmid mobilization protein: MTKKRVRSVPIYVWVRPDELEVIRERMAEAGIRNMSAYIRKMALGGYVLHVDLEPVKELVSLQRRCANNLNQAAVHANTYGIYPSEIAALQKDYADLWEPLSELLKKLSKIVSL; encoded by the coding sequence TTGACAAAAAAGCGCGTCCGCAGCGTCCCCATCTATGTGTGGGTACGGCCTGACGAGCTGGAGGTCATTCGGGAGCGCATGGCCGAGGCGGGCATCCGCAACATGAGCGCCTATATCCGAAAAATGGCGCTGGGCGGCTATGTGCTCCACGTTGACCTTGAACCCGTCAAGGAGCTTGTGTCGCTCCAGCGGCGCTGTGCAAACAATCTCAATCAGGCGGCCGTCCATGCCAACACCTACGGCATCTACCCCTCGGAGATCGCGGCGCTCCAAAAGGACTATGCCGACCTTTGGGAGCCGTTGTCCGAACTGCTGAAAAAGCTGTCAAAGATTGTTTCTTTATAA
- a CDS encoding MAE_28990/MAE_18760 family HEPN-like nuclease translates to MTEHELQCLLVAEREWRITELEFCKKIPFLYTYPSFRSHYPLFWKFCIPMIYSHWEGFCVASMKLLVDYLNEISLSYQDAANHVLLLDNRKRFSYLQGNCSTDQQSRFLNEFLASQKTGVHIDRSVVSANSNLNFKQLSKMLSYFEISVSPVLDQQKPTIEKLVWYRNSIAHGENSITVTQKDVETFISCITKCIDEMLSLFSTYISSLNYCKKDS, encoded by the coding sequence ATGACAGAGCACGAATTACAATGTCTGTTGGTAGCAGAGCGAGAATGGCGAATTACTGAACTTGAGTTTTGCAAGAAAATCCCCTTTCTATATACTTACCCTTCTTTCAGATCGCATTACCCTTTATTTTGGAAGTTTTGTATTCCGATGATTTATTCGCATTGGGAAGGCTTTTGTGTCGCATCAATGAAACTACTGGTTGACTACCTCAATGAAATAAGTCTTTCATATCAAGATGCTGCCAATCACGTTTTATTATTAGACAACAGAAAAAGGTTTTCATATTTGCAAGGAAATTGTTCGACAGACCAACAGTCACGGTTTTTGAACGAATTTTTGGCATCACAAAAAACAGGAGTACATATTGATAGAAGCGTTGTTTCGGCAAATTCCAACTTAAATTTTAAGCAATTATCGAAAATGCTTTCTTACTTTGAAATTTCAGTTTCTCCCGTGCTAGACCAGCAAAAGCCTACTATTGAAAAATTAGTTTGGTATCGAAATTCCATCGCACATGGAGAAAACAGCATTACTGTGACGCAAAAAGATGTCGAAACTTTCATTAGTTGTATCACTAAGTGTATTGATGAAATGCTTTCCCTTTTCTCAACGTATATTTCAAGCCTAAACTACTGCAAAAAAGATAGCTAA
- a CDS encoding DUF262 domain-containing protein, producing MDINDRISQYRQDIKSDRVDMSFGEIINMYKDEEIIISPEYQRAFRWDKQRQTDFIESILLGIPFPSIFVATNSDGTWELIDGLQRVSTVLSFFGELKDESKNHLVLKPGSIVPELEGLTIETLPLDLKLTIKRTPCRVEIIQKDSHFEMRYELFKRLNTGGEGLTRQEIRNCIFRGFANYKYFSATINKCSNNPIYRALVNISDDAREKMMYEELFLRFFSLYNFRAEFTEKVIEDFFDKIMKKQCETPDVEKIEKTKQVFEEICTYLQPAGCDIFKLSRLNLSTSMFDSIFLSLATTSKNYRAIATDTFVSRVAELRENADFKKYAGAASSNPSAINNKLIIARKILLDDAE from the coding sequence ATGGATATTAACGACAGAATCTCCCAATATAGGCAAGATATTAAATCTGACAGAGTGGATATGTCTTTTGGTGAAATCATCAATATGTATAAGGATGAAGAGATCATTATTTCACCAGAATATCAGCGGGCCTTCCGTTGGGACAAGCAGCGGCAAACTGATTTTATTGAGTCCATTTTACTAGGAATCCCGTTCCCTTCTATCTTCGTAGCGACTAACTCAGATGGCACTTGGGAGTTAATAGATGGATTGCAACGAGTTTCGACTGTCCTTTCCTTCTTTGGAGAGTTAAAGGATGAGAGCAAAAATCATTTAGTATTAAAGCCGGGTAGTATTGTTCCAGAATTGGAAGGCTTAACAATAGAGACGCTACCTTTGGACTTAAAATTGACAATCAAAAGAACTCCTTGTAGAGTCGAAATTATACAAAAAGACAGCCATTTTGAGATGCGATATGAGTTGTTCAAACGACTTAATACAGGTGGTGAAGGTTTAACCCGTCAAGAGATACGAAACTGTATTTTCCGTGGATTTGCTAACTATAAGTATTTCAGCGCTACCATAAATAAGTGCTCAAATAATCCTATATATAGAGCTTTGGTAAACATTTCTGACGATGCAAGAGAAAAAATGATGTATGAGGAACTATTCCTACGCTTTTTCTCACTATACAATTTCCGTGCGGAGTTCACAGAGAAGGTTATTGAAGACTTCTTTGATAAGATTATGAAAAAGCAATGTGAAACTCCCGATGTTGAAAAAATTGAAAAGACAAAGCAAGTTTTTGAGGAAATCTGCACTTACCTACAGCCTGCGGGATGTGACATATTTAAGCTATCACGGTTAAATCTCTCAACTAGTATGTTCGACTCTATTTTCCTATCATTAGCAACTACATCTAAGAATTATCGTGCGATTGCAACCGATACATTTGTGAGTCGTGTCGCTGAACTTCGCGAAAATGCAGATTTCAAAAAGTATGCCGGTGCAGCAAGTAGCAATCCTAGCGCAATAAATAACAAGTTGATCATTGCAAGAAAAATTCTTTTGGATGATGCAGAATGA
- a CDS encoding CD1845 family protein, translating to MIVLKILAAPVMVALSLLAAMVTFLFCVASAVCELGCIVLTLLSVILFIGGQTVGGVVCLVLAFLVSPFGVPAIAEWLVDKLHSAKFALRDFITG from the coding sequence ATGATCGTTCTCAAAATCCTTGCCGCCCCCGTGATGGTGGCGCTGTCCCTGCTGGCCGCTATGGTCACATTCCTGTTCTGCGTGGCGTCCGCCGTGTGTGAGCTGGGCTGCATTGTGCTGACGCTGCTCTCCGTCATCCTGTTCATTGGTGGGCAGACGGTGGGCGGTGTGGTGTGCCTCGTCCTTGCGTTCCTCGTTTCTCCCTTTGGCGTTCCCGCCATCGCTGAGTGGCTGGTGGACAAGCTGCACTCGGCCAAGTTCGCCCTGCGGGATTTCATCACCGGCTGA
- a CDS encoding relaxase/mobilization nuclease domain-containing protein: MKERFDYGQNPDKTEGGELISSYGCDHMTADAEFLLSKAKYKAVTGREQRRDADVLCYQIRQSFKPGEITPEEANRIGYETAMRWTKGKYAFFIATHTDKAHIHNHIYYNSTSLDCTRKFRDFIGSGRALRRLSDRICLENDLSVITNPKLHSKGRFLHYGAWLGTDRQPSYKEQLRLAINEALAKRPADFDAFLRLMEASGYTVKHGRGGTISFLVPGQKRATRLRASTLGDGYDPEDIKAVIAGERPIPEQPVSAPAAPRRVNLIVDIQERLRSGKGAAYARWAKVYNLKQMAAALQFMQEQNITEYDQLSAKAEDAVACFHTLTEQLRQTEADLSHTSELMGAVVQYAKTRPVFDGYKAAKYSRKYLAEHEAELADYRAAKAAMGELLDGEKLPKMAELKGKRRQLAARKKALYADYRTAQEQMRQAVAVKANIDHLLGVTDGQHKKEQER, from the coding sequence TTGAAAGAGCGGTTTGACTATGGGCAAAACCCGGACAAGACCGAGGGCGGCGAGTTGATCTCGTCCTACGGCTGCGACCACATGACCGCCGATGCCGAGTTCCTACTAAGCAAGGCCAAGTACAAGGCCGTCACAGGCCGGGAGCAGCGGCGGGATGCCGATGTGCTGTGCTATCAGATCCGCCAGTCATTCAAGCCCGGGGAGATCACGCCGGAGGAGGCCAACCGCATCGGCTATGAAACGGCGATGCGCTGGACAAAGGGCAAATACGCCTTTTTTATTGCCACCCACACGGACAAGGCACACATCCACAATCACATTTATTACAATTCGACCTCGCTGGACTGCACCCGGAAATTTCGGGATTTCATCGGATCTGGCCGTGCGCTGCGGCGGCTCTCTGACCGCATTTGCCTTGAAAATGATCTGTCCGTCATTACCAATCCCAAACTGCACAGCAAGGGACGCTTTCTCCATTATGGGGCGTGGCTGGGGACGGATCGGCAGCCCTCGTACAAGGAGCAGTTACGGCTTGCCATTAATGAAGCTCTTGCCAAACGCCCCGCCGACTTTGACGCTTTTCTCCGGCTCATGGAGGCATCCGGCTACACGGTCAAGCATGGGCGCGGCGGTACGATCTCTTTTCTTGTTCCGGGGCAGAAGCGGGCAACCCGGCTGCGGGCGTCCACCCTCGGGGACGGCTACGATCCCGAGGACATCAAGGCGGTTATCGCTGGGGAGCGTCCAATCCCGGAGCAGCCTGTTTCTGCGCCTGCTGCCCCTCGCCGTGTCAATCTGATTGTTGATATACAGGAGCGCCTGCGTTCTGGCAAAGGTGCGGCCTATGCACGGTGGGCAAAGGTCTATAACCTTAAACAAATGGCGGCGGCACTTCAATTCATGCAGGAGCAGAATATCACCGAGTATGACCAGCTCTCCGCAAAGGCCGAGGACGCCGTTGCTTGTTTCCATACGCTGACGGAACAGCTTCGACAGACCGAGGCCGACCTTTCCCATACCTCTGAACTGATGGGAGCCGTGGTGCAGTACGCCAAGACCCGCCCGGTGTTCGATGGGTACAAGGCCGCAAAGTACAGCCGAAAATATCTTGCCGAGCATGAGGCGGAGCTGGCGGACTACCGAGCAGCCAAGGCTGCGATGGGAGAGCTGCTGGACGGAGAGAAGTTGCCCAAGATGGCAGAGCTAAAAGGAAAACGCCGCCAACTGGCGGCGCGGAAAAAGGCACTCTACGCTGACTACCGAACGGCACAGGAGCAAATGCGGCAGGCCGTGGCGGTCAAGGCCAATATTGATCATCTGCTGGGCGTCACGGACGGCCAACACAAAAAGGAACAGGAGCGATAA
- a CDS encoding helix-turn-helix domain-containing protein, translating into MRMYQDERRLDFHALGREIKRKREAKGWTQEYLAQLVDRTPRSIMYFENRGQHPSLNTFYKIVTLLDISVDQFFYPDKQNEESDCRQHIDRMLNTMDENELTIMEATAEGIQKARETEEA; encoded by the coding sequence ATGAGAATGTACCAAGACGAACGACGGCTTGACTTCCATGCTTTAGGTCGGGAGATCAAGCGCAAAAGAGAAGCCAAAGGCTGGACACAGGAGTACCTCGCGCAGCTCGTTGACCGTACACCTCGTTCCATTATGTATTTTGAAAATCGTGGTCAACATCCGAGCTTGAATACCTTTTATAAAATCGTCACTCTACTGGATATTTCCGTCGATCAATTCTTCTATCCTGACAAGCAGAATGAAGAAAGTGATTGCCGCCAGCACATTGACAGGATGCTAAACACAATGGACGAAAATGAATTGACGATCATGGAAGCTACCGCAGAGGGAATACAAAAAGCCAGAGAAACGGAGGAAGCGTAA
- a CDS encoding TetR/AcrR family transcriptional regulator — protein sequence MNETRERILEVSLSLFSEYGFSAVSIRDICKMVSIKESTIYYHFKNKYAIFEELLYRFQSKADSMMGHLTSQISSETNTFGDNFYFEICNHFFEHYLMDEFCNKIMRIMQIEQFNNEEVQKIYKHWMFAEPLKFQSSIFQRLMDIGIMEKADSEYMAIKYYAPIFFFAQKWLLCGKLSEENKAAFRKDAYQHIHVFFSEMGGV from the coding sequence ATGAATGAAACAAGAGAACGCATACTAGAGGTGTCCTTATCCCTGTTTTCGGAATATGGATTTTCCGCTGTTTCTATCCGAGATATATGTAAAATGGTAAGCATCAAGGAAAGCACAATTTATTATCACTTCAAGAATAAGTACGCAATTTTTGAAGAACTATTATACCGATTTCAGAGTAAGGCCGATAGCATGATGGGCCATCTTACATCACAAATATCCAGTGAAACAAACACCTTTGGTGATAATTTTTATTTTGAAATTTGCAACCACTTTTTTGAACATTATCTTATGGACGAGTTTTGCAATAAGATAATGCGCATAATGCAGATCGAGCAATTCAATAATGAGGAAGTTCAAAAGATATATAAACATTGGATGTTCGCAGAGCCTTTGAAATTCCAGAGCAGTATATTTCAAAGGCTTATGGACATCGGGATCATGGAGAAAGCGGATAGCGAATATATGGCAATCAAGTATTATGCCCCGATTTTTTTCTTTGCCCAAAAGTGGCTTTTATGCGGAAAACTGTCCGAGGAAAATAAGGCGGCCTTTCGCAAAGATGCCTATCAGCATATCCATGTGTTTTTTTCTGAAATGGGGGGAGTATAA
- a CDS encoding SDR family NAD(P)-dependent oxidoreductase, whose translation MSNIVITGANQGIGYFLVEQLLKDGNRVAVLDLETENLEKLKREHGNNLLYYVVDVRNHNGLRNAVQAAAAEFGSIDIAVHNACKCTFDAEVNTDLHTYRDVFEVNYFGALCLAKSVLPYMVKQKNGRIIFTSSGVGVTGFANISPYASTKGALEALAKCLKIEYAKDNISFHIFHPPLTRTRSSAPLPVPKEFMAAPEKVGQGLAKHIHSKRFIICHSLWQKIQTLGCYLFPIKMGSLLSKMTSRAENQAGNK comes from the coding sequence ATGTCCAATATTGTTATAACTGGAGCAAATCAAGGTATAGGATATTTCCTTGTAGAGCAGTTGCTCAAAGATGGAAATAGGGTGGCTGTTTTAGATTTAGAAACGGAAAATCTTGAAAAGCTCAAAAGAGAACATGGCAATAATCTTTTATACTATGTAGTCGATGTACGAAACCACAACGGCCTGCGAAATGCCGTGCAAGCAGCTGCTGCGGAGTTTGGCAGCATAGATATTGCAGTTCACAACGCCTGTAAATGCACCTTTGATGCAGAAGTGAACACCGACCTGCATACATACAGAGATGTGTTTGAAGTAAATTATTTTGGTGCGTTGTGCCTGGCAAAAAGCGTCTTGCCGTACATGGTCAAACAAAAGAACGGCAGGATCATTTTTACGAGTTCTGGTGTTGGAGTCACTGGATTTGCAAACATCTCTCCGTATGCTTCCACAAAAGGCGCGTTGGAGGCATTGGCAAAGTGCTTGAAAATCGAATATGCCAAAGACAATATATCGTTCCATATCTTCCACCCGCCGCTGACGCGAACGAGATCGTCTGCGCCCCTGCCTGTTCCCAAAGAATTTATGGCTGCACCTGAGAAGGTGGGACAGGGTCTTGCCAAACATATTCATTCCAAGCGGTTTATCATTTGCCATAGCCTGTGGCAAAAAATTCAAACACTCGGATGCTATCTGTTTCCCATCAAGATGGGAAGCCTGTTGTCAAAAATGACCTCTCGTGCTGAAAATCAAGCAGGAAACAAATAA
- a CDS encoding response regulator transcription factor has protein sequence MKKNIMIINTDREAAQIVKDNLACPSTNILCVSSMHEALLSFMDKKFCLVILDACISAEDDHKLLKAMRKARTTPILILSSQFCHIERLEVLQAGAHAYIGYPYSLEECLAQAQALMQLYCDLKPQKEVCYTLAFGKNLIIDPLTRQVQLNGQNLQLTRKEFDLLFCLASNPGQIFSREQLYNQVWDEHAAYNVDDVVKSQIRLLRQKLSVAGKEYIKNVWGVGYRFHSEPDDE, from the coding sequence ATGAAGAAAAATATAATGATAATCAATACAGACCGTGAGGCTGCCCAAATCGTGAAGGACAACCTAGCTTGCCCCAGTACCAATATTCTTTGCGTGTCCTCCATGCACGAGGCGTTGTTGTCATTCATGGACAAGAAGTTTTGCTTGGTGATACTGGACGCCTGTATTTCCGCAGAGGATGACCACAAACTGCTGAAAGCCATGCGGAAGGCCAGAACAACGCCCATTCTGATCCTTTCCTCACAGTTCTGTCATATAGAGCGGTTAGAGGTACTACAAGCCGGTGCCCATGCCTATATCGGCTACCCCTATTCGTTGGAAGAATGCCTTGCCCAGGCACAAGCGCTTATGCAGCTATATTGTGACCTCAAACCACAAAAAGAAGTGTGCTATACGCTGGCCTTTGGCAAAAACCTCATTATTGATCCGCTGACAAGGCAAGTACAGCTCAACGGCCAAAATCTGCAACTTACCCGCAAGGAGTTCGATTTGCTGTTCTGCCTTGCAAGCAACCCCGGACAGATATTCAGCCGGGAACAGCTATACAACCAAGTATGGGACGAACACGCAGCCTACAATGTGGATGATGTGGTAAAGTCACAGATCCGTTTGCTGCGGCAAAAGCTGTCTGTTGCAGGCAAGGAATACATAAAGAATGTTTGGGGCGTAGGATACCGATTTCATAGTGAGCCGGATGACGAGTAA
- a CDS encoding RNA polymerase sigma factor — translation MTTINLKDFYAWYTHDEYIEVSDEVAAELKADKLYEAAYQRRTTRNKAQYSLDCDDGIEYSACLHEPTPQELLDRMELFVHLWNALNSLPEVQGVRVEAHLILGKSYRQIAREQGVDKSAVRHSVKNGKAAMRKYLKKFL, via the coding sequence ATGACGACCATCAATCTGAAGGACTTTTACGCTTGGTACACCCATGATGAATACATCGAAGTTTCCGACGAAGTGGCCGCCGAGCTGAAGGCGGACAAGCTGTATGAGGCAGCCTATCAGCGGCGCACGACCCGCAATAAGGCGCAGTATTCCCTCGACTGTGACGATGGGATCGAATACTCGGCCTGTCTGCATGAGCCGACGCCGCAGGAGCTTCTGGATCGCATGGAGCTGTTCGTCCACCTCTGGAACGCCCTCAACTCTCTGCCGGAGGTGCAGGGCGTCCGGGTGGAGGCGCATCTGATTCTCGGCAAGAGCTACCGTCAGATTGCCCGGGAGCAGGGCGTAGACAAGAGCGCTGTTCGCCATTCCGTCAAAAACGGCAAGGCGGCCATGAGAAAATATTTGAAAAAATTTCTCTAA